From one Trifolium pratense cultivar HEN17-A07 linkage group LG1, ARS_RC_1.1, whole genome shotgun sequence genomic stretch:
- the LOC123892411 gene encoding uncharacterized protein LOC123892411 codes for MSSHQTSSPSKNDETVHSQTTISPSYDSLPQQITIAYPLTTIFPEETTKRKKISAKKPTPKKTTSRDASASKTGKKSKSKSTLKTVHTMRELYLDNPATANVDVNVEASDSSKKNLSSELDLTETLGLEKPRSAEKLGETSLENPNVVVDEIGANSKANFVSEMTVDENAGSGLDAANDATASEAHVDISASVVPDSPNSPVVPVNEKGTETTTPADVITQDKGKTASMPDTREANVVDVENLQVKSTPRAGISRRLRSNTGKEIATPLGATKTKIGPKKQWSKVTVPSDSKKKNVKRKVVSSSDSDFEDDAAAPIAASSQKAAKKKKTVEDIPPVPIDNISFHRVENAERWKIVVNRRLALERNLHEDFLECQEVMDLINKAGLLKTVTGLGNCYEKLTREFLVNVTAECGNPLSSEYLKVFVRGRCVDFSPAIINQSLGRSTDPSPELEVSMKKICSILTGGGMKTWPRTGKLPAAKLTAKYALLNKIAASNWVPTTHSNSVATGLAKFIYAVGTGTCYDYGTHIFHATILHGSSTAVKMPIAFPTLICSIILSQHPDICTNSDVPVSRPSALTMDFRLLEGKHAADIAVASLKTPAVGMTKRQMIANLREVSNMLGEKKELIDGVIQALELEQTKANEDGVGPSHDVSHYDDLAGGDTVEEEMASDESPSV; via the coding sequence ATGTCAAGTCATCAAACTTCATCCCCTTCCAAAAACGACGAAACTGTTCATTCACAAACCACCATATCACCTTCATACGATTCTCTCCCTCAACAAATCACCATCGCTTATCCTCTCACTACCATTTTTCCTGAGGAAACAACGAAGAGAAAGAAGATTTCAGCGAAGAAGCCAACGCCAAAGAAAACTACTTCGCGTGACGCATCTGCTTCAAAAACGGGTAAGAAATCAAAATCTAAATCTACTCTTAAAACGGTTCATACAATGCGTGAACTGTATCTCGACAATCCTGCTACTGCAAATGTTGATGTTAATGTTGAAGCATCTGATTCTAGTAAGAAGAATTTAAGCTCTGAATTGGATTTAACTGAAACCCTAGGATTAGAAAAACCTAGGTCTGCTGAGAAATTGGGGGAAACCTCCTTGGAAAACcctaatgttgttgttgatgaaattgGCGCTAACTCTAAGGCCAATTTTGTGTCTGAGATGACAGTTGATGAGAATGCAGGTTCTGGGCTAGATGCTGCaaatgatgctacagcatctgaAGCACATGTTGATATTAGTGCCTCTGTAGTCCCTGATTCACCAAACTCTCCTGTGGTTCCTGTTAATGAAAAGGGTACTGAAACCACCACCCCTGCTGATGTCATTACTCAGGATAAGGGTAAAACTGCGAGTATGCCTGATACAAGAGAGGCAAATGTAGTTGATGTTGAAAACCTACAAGTCAAGAGTACTCCTAGGGCTGGTATATCTAGGAGGCTGAGGAGTAATACAGGAAAGGAGATAGCCACTCCTCTAGGGGCCACCAAAACTAAAATTGGGCCTAAGAAACAGTGGAGCAAGGTCACTGTGCCCTCTGACAGTAAGAAGAAGAATGTGAAGAGAAAAGTTGTCTCCTCAAGTGATTCAGACTTTGAGGATGATGCTGCAGCACCTATTGCAGCATCCTCACAGAAGGCTGCTAAGAAAAAGAAGACTGTGGAAGATATTCCTCCTGTTCCTATTGATAATATATCCTTCCATCGTGTAGAAAATGCAGAAAGGTGGAAAATTGTGGTTAACAGAAGATTAGCTTTGGAAAGAAACTTGCATGAAGACTTTCTTGAATGTCAAGAGGTTATGGACTTGATCAATAAGGCTGGGCTGCTGAAGACTGTGACTGGTCTTGGAAACTGTTATGAGAAATTGACCAGAGAATTCTTGGTCAATGTTACAGCTGAGTGTGGTAATCCTCTGAGCTCTGAGTACTTGAAAGTTTTTGTTAGAGGAAGGTGTGTGGACTTCTCTCCAGCCATCATCAATCAAAGTCTGGGAAGGAGTACTGATCCCTCACCTGAGTTAGAAGTATCTATGAAAAAGATCTGCAGCATTCTCACAGGTGGTGGTATGAAGACTTGGCCTAGGACTGGAAAGTTGCCTGCTGCAAAATTGACTGCCAAATATGCACTTCTCAACAAAATTGCAGCTTCTAACTGGGTCCCCACTACACATTCCAACAGTGTAGCTACAGGTCTGGcaaaatttatatatgctgtaggtaCTGGTACATGCTATGATTATGGCACTCATATTTTTCATGCTACAATTCTCCATGGCTCTTCTACTGCTGTAAAAATGCCTATAGCATTTCCCACTCTGATCTGTAGTATTATCTTGTCTCAACATCCTGACATCTGCACTAACTCTGATGTGCCTGTCTCTAGACCCTCAGCTTTAACCATGGATTTTAGATTATTGGAAGGAAAACATGCTGCAGACATTGCTGTAGCATCTTTGAAGACACCAGCTGTAGGTATGACCAAGAGACAGATGATTGCTAATCTCAGGGAGGTTAGTAATATGCTAGGTGAGAAGAAGGAGCTGATAGATGGTGTAATCCAAGCCTTGGAGCTTGAGCAGACAAAGGCAAATGAGGATGGAGTTGGTCCTTCCCATGATGTTTCTCATTATGATGATCTTGCAGGTGGTGACACTGTAGAAGAGGAGATGGCCTCTGATGAAAGCCCCTCCGTATGA